Proteins from one Triticum aestivum cultivar Chinese Spring chromosome 7A, IWGSC CS RefSeq v2.1, whole genome shotgun sequence genomic window:
- the LOC123153309 gene encoding uncharacterized protein, with protein sequence MTLELSLPAMEALLHLQGLHAATPDPSSCVRWIPPPPFYTEQTHRPRPLEPPPGATGSGRGSPGASPAAGARPRRRSRPAAPFAAPHPRRREARRSRRQGRGRVRANHRRTRPRLSLRRGGAEPSAASSLPVRDRHRSPPCRHRPSCYQLRPPPYLRGNVLLHPSAQTTYRVKE encoded by the exons ATGACCTTGGAGCTCTCCTTGCCAGCCATGGAGGCCCTCCTCCACCTGCAAGGACTTCACGCCGCCACGCCGGATCCCTCCTCCTGCGTCCgctggatcccgccgccgccgttctACACCGAGCAGACACATCGTCCCCGGCCCCTCGAGCCGCCAC CCGGAGCCACGGGAAGCGGCCGCGGGTCGCCGGGAGCCTCCCCAGCCGCGGgagcccgcccccgccgccggagccgccccgccgcgccctTCGCCGCCCCTCATCCTCGGCGGCGAGAGGCACGCAGGAGCCGCCGCCAGGGACGTGGACGTGTGCGGGCCAACCACCGGCGTACGAGGCCGCGCCTGAGcctgcggcgcggcggcgcggagccCTCCGCCGCCAGTTCCCTGCCGGTTCGAGATCGCCACCGGTCCCCTCCGTGCCGTCATCGTCCTTCCTGCTACCAGCTCCGTCCTCCGCCCTATCTCCGCGGCAATGTTCTGCTCCATCCATCG GCGCAAACAACCTATAGAGTCAAGGAGTAG